TTTGAGTACTGGCCTGTAACTCGCCAGATGTGACGCCATTTACCTTGGCGTTGTAAATCTTGCGAATAAGCCTTTTCAACGGCCTTAATTTCATTTGCTTTGTCGGCTGGCATATCAAGTGGAATATGCACATCCATACGTACATGAAATAACATGGAAAACTCCTTATCCTGTTGCCTTAACGACGTAACTTCTCAACTTTATCTTCATCAATTTCAATGCCTAAGCCTGGAGCCGTTGGCAAGTGCAATTCAAAGTTTTCGTAACGTAGCGGTTCTTTCAAAATTTCTTCGGTAAGTAATAATGGACCAAATAATTCAGTGCCAAACGCTAATGTTTCAAAGGTTGCAAACGCATGAGCAGAAGCAATGCTACCTACAGGGCCTTCAAGCATGGTACCGCCATAAAGATCGATTCCTGCTAAACCTGCAATCTTGGCAACTTCACAGGCTTCGATCAGGCCACCAGATTGTTCAATTTTCACCGCAAATACATCTGCACCATGACTTTTTGCAATACGGTACGCGCTGTCAGGACCAGTTAAAGCTTCATCTGCCATGATTGCGACATCAAAACGACGGGTTAAACGAGCAAGTGCCTCAGTATTTTGAATAGCACAAGGCTGTTCAATTAAATCAATCCCGCCATCTTGCAGTTGTTGAATACCTTGAATACATTCCAGCTCTGACCATGCACGATTTACGTCAACGCGTACACTAATATCTGCACCTAACGCTTTTTTAATTGCAATCACATGATCAACATCATGTTGCAAAGGGCGTGCACCGATTTTGAGTTTGAACGTGTTATGACGTTTCAACTCAATCATTTTTCGAGCTTCAGCAATATCTTTTTCTGTGTCACCAGACGCGAGCGTCCAAAGTACAGGTAAACTATTACGCAGACGGCCACCTAAAACCTCACTTAATGGCACGCCTAAACGTTTTGCCTGAATATCAAGTAGGGCTGTCTGAATGGCACATTTCGCAAAACGGTTACCATTAATATTCTTACGAATCAGTTTTAGTGTTTGAGCAACATTTAAATCTTTAACTGATGCGAGTAATGGTGCAAAGTAAGTATCAATATTGGCTTTGACACTTTCAGGACTTTCTTCACCATAGTTCAGTCCACCAATGGTGGTCGCTTCACCCCAACCTACAATACCATCCGTGGTCGTAATTTTAACCAGCACCAAAGTCTGAGTACGCATTGTTGTTACAGACAATTGGTGAGGACGGATAGTTGGAATATCCACAAGTATGGTTTCTATGGTTCTATACATGAAGTTTCAACTATTTCAAACTTGTTTACATACCATAGAAGAATGTAATAGCCTAAAATAGATATAGAACGGTATTTTAAGATACTAAAAAGGTATATTAATGGAATTAAGACATCTACGTTATTTTGTTACCGTGGTTGAAGAACAAAGTCTGACAAAAGCGGCCGAGAAACTTTTTATTGCCCAGCCACCACTCACGCGTCAAATCAAAAAATTAGAAGAAGAATTAGGCATTGATTTGTTTGTGAAAGGGTCGCGTCCATTAAAAGTGACAGAAGCAGGGCTATTTTTTTACCAACATGCCGTTCAAATTTTAACGCATACGGCTCAAGCTGCTTCGATGGCTAAAAAAATGAAGCTGGTCGAAAATATCGTGAAAGTCGGCTATGTCAGTTCACTTCTGTATGGGCGTTTACCACAGGTCATTTATCTATTTAGGCAAAAAAACCCTGACATTCATGTTGAGCTTATTGAATGTGGAACACGAGATCAGGTTGAGGCTTTAAAGTTAGGTAAAATTGATTTGGGTTTTGGCCGATTACCAATTAGCGATCCTGCTATTAAAAGACTTTTACTTCGAAAAGAAAAATTAAAACTCGCAATTCATAAAAAACATCCATTAAGTGAATTTCAAGATTCAGGAATTTACTTATCTCAAATTATTAATGAGACGATTTTTTCTTATCCAACGACGCCTAAGCCTAATTTTTCGACTACTATTCAAGCTTTATTTACCAAGTTAGGTTTAATACCAGCCAAGCTGACCGAAGTACGAGAAATTCACATGGCGCTTGGATTGGTGGCATCCGGTGAGGGTATATGCATTATTCCAGAAAGTGCCTGTGATATTGGGATGAAGAATCTAATTTATTTAAATATCTTAGACTTAGAGGCTTATAGTCCAATTTCTTTATCCATGCGAAACATGGACCAAAGTTCCTATATTCCAAAAATTTTAGATTGTATTGAAGAGATCTACACCCAAGAAGAAGTGTCTAGGAATCTGAATTTATAACTTTTTAATACGTTTTAAATTGAATTATCATGTTATTTTAAAACTTTAAGATTATAGGTAATATTTAAAAGGAATTAATAGATGAGAAAAATTTTAGGCGTAGCTTCTCTCATTATGTCTACCTGTGTTGTACATGCTGAACAATTAAACGAACAAGAAAAAAGCTCTTCATATAGCGCGAATATTACTTTTGCTAGCCAATATATTTCACGTGGATTTCAACAGACTTGGGGGAAACCTGCTTTGCAAGGTGGACTGGATTATGCCAACCCGAATGGTTTTTTTGTCGGGACTTGGGCATCGAGTGTGAGTTCTAACTATTTGAGAGATGCTTCAGTTGAGTGGGATTTTTATACAGGTTATATCAAAACTTTCGATAAGTTTTCGGCTGGAATGACAGTTTTCTATTACTACTATCCAGGAGCGAGAAGTACACCAGAAACAGGGAGTAGCAGTTATAACTATGGTGAAATTGTGCCTCAAATTGGTTATGGGCCTTTGACACTTAAATATTTTATTACCTACACACCAGATTATGCAGGCTATAACTCAAACACCATGGGTGGTCCGGTAGGTAAACGATCAAGAGGATCAAGTTATTTAGACCTAAACTTTACCCAGCCCATCAATGAAAGTTGGACTTTTGGTGCTCATTATGGTTATGAAAGGATTAAAAATTTCTCAGAATCTAATTTTCAAGATGTTAAAGCTGAACTTATTAAAGATTTGGGTGCTGGCTGGACTACAGGATTAGCCTATACCAAAGCCTGGGATAAAAATGGGTTCTATAAAAAGTATAGTAATGGTGAGCCAGATGCACCTATTTCGAATCCGATTGACTCAACATTTACGGTCTCAGTCAAAAAAGTGTTCTAACTTATAAGTAAAAAGCCTGATTACTTAATTTTGAATAATCAGGCGGTATGCCATAAATCTATAAAATTATTTTTTAATTAAATCGTAAGCCATTTTAGTGTCGTCTAGCTGAACAAGTGAAGCATGGCGAGCAGAGAGTGGATCTTTATTTTCAATTGCAGTCAAAATTGCTTTGTGTCTTGGTAATGAATGACCTTGTAAATTGGGGCGTAGACTTGTGACTTGAATCGATTGCTGTAAAGGTAAAACCAACATTTTCGACATATATGCCAATAAGTCATTATGTGTTGCTTTGGCAATTGCCAAGTGAAATTGAATATCTGGCTCTATAAATTCTTCAACTGTTGTCGCTTTTTCCATCCCATCATAGGCATGTTTAATACGCTGAACATCTTCATCAGTTGCTGTGCTTGCGGCAATATAAGCAAGCTCTGGTTCCAAAACACGTCGTACGGTAGAGAGTGTTTTAAAAAACTCATGTTCTGGAGTCGTTTGAATTAGCCAAAACAGTACATCGGGGTCGAGTAAATGCCATTCTTCTTTAGGTTTAACTACAGTCCCAATTTTGGGTCTTGAGTAAGTTAAACCTTTAGCATTTAAAACACGTATCGCTTCACGAAAAACAGGGCGGCTGACTTTGTATTCCTCACACAAATCAACTTCACTTGGCAGCTTTTCATTTTCTGAAATTTCTCCAGAAACAATTTTCAGTCCAAGTTGTTGAACAATTAATGCATGTTGGCTTTTGCTAGGAATAGGATTTTTATAATCAGCTTTACTCATATTTTACTATTACGACACGTTGAATATTCTATGGTATAGATGACCTTATCTTTTAACAAGATCATCTTTTCTAGAAATAAATTTAGTGGGAATGCCGTGGAACCTCTGAGCCACGACAGCCGACCAAGAAATCAAAATCACAACCTTCGTCTGCTTGTAGGACATGTTCAACATAGAGTTTACGGTAGCCGCCAATAAAACTTGGTGCAGCCGGAGGTGCCAAATGTTCAAGTCGTTGTTTAAGTTCTTCATCACTCACTTCTAAATGAAGTTTTCCTTCATAAGCGTCGAGTTCGATAAAGTCTCCGTTTTGAACTACCGCTAAAGGTCCACCTGCCATGGCTTCGGGTGCAACATGTAAAACTACGGTACCATATGCAGTACCACTCATACGTGCATCGGAAATACGGACCATATCGGTAATGCCTTTGGCTAAAACTTTTGGAGGTAACCCCATATTGCCAACTTCAGCCATCCCAGGATATCCCTTGGGACCGGCATTTTTCATCACAAGAATACACGTTTCATCGACATCAAGATCTGGATCGTTAATACGGGCTTTATAGTCATCAAAGTTTTCAAATACTACAGCACGACCGCGGTGTTTCATGAGTTCCGGTGTGGCAGCAGAAGGTTTGAGTACTGCACCTTTAGGGGCTAAATTGCCACGTAAAATACACATACCACCATCTTGTCGAATTGGGTTATCTATTTTTCGAATGACTTCATCATTATAAATAGGTGATTGTTGACAGTTTTCCCAGATGGCTTGACCATTCACGGTTAAAGCTTGTGGATGAGGCAAAAGATTGGCTTCGCCCATTCGGCGAATTACGGCAGGTAATCCACCACTATAATAAAACTCTTCCATTAAAAAACGGCCCGAAGGCTGTAAGTCAACAATGGTTGGCATGCCACGGCCGACACGGTTCCAGTCATCGAGTTGTAAATCAACCCCAATACGTCCAGCTATGGCTTTTAAATGAATAACCGCGTTAGTAGAACCACCAATGGCCGCATTGACTTTAATGGCATTTTCAAAAGCTTCTTTAGTTAAGATTTTGGAAAGACGTAAATCTTCGTGAACCATGTCAACAATACGCATGCCAGAAAGATGAGCTAACACATAACGGCGAGAATCTACCGCTGGAATAGCTGCATTGTGCGGTAAAGAAGTACCGAGGGCTTCTGCCATACAGGCCATTGTAGAAGCGGTACCCATAGTGTTGCATGTACCAGCCGAGCGTGACATACCAGATTCAGCAGATAGAAATTCATTTAAATCAATTTTGCCTGCTTTTAACTCTTCATGCATTTGCCAAACGATTGTACCTGCGCCAATGTCTTTACCCTTGTGTTTACCGTTAAGCATGGGTCCACCAGTCACCACAATGGCAGGAATATCACAGCTTGCAGCACCCATTAATAAGGCGGGTGTGGTTTTGTCACAACCAGTAAGCAGTACTACACCGTCAATAGGATTGCCACGAATAGCTTCTTCAACATCCATGCTGGCCAAGTTACGAGTAAACATGGCTGTAGGTCGTAAATTCGACTCACCGTTTGAGAATACTGGAAATTCAACAGGGTAACCGCCAGCTTCTAAAATTCCTTTTTTTACATGTTCGGCAATTTTTCGAAAATGTGCATTACATGGCGTGAGTTCAGACCACGTATTACAAATTCCAATGATCGGTTTGCCTTGAAACTCATGATCTGGAATGCCTTGGTTCTTCATCCAACTGCGATACATAAAGCCATTTTTATCCGTTGTACCAAACCAAGCTGCCGAACGAAGAACTTGTTTGTTATTCATACAAATTTCCTTATATAGTATTACTATTTAAATTTATTTAAATCAAAATACACCATAAATTTTATTTTTAAAAGGTTTGAAATTTAAATAGTATTACTATATTTTAAATTGAAAGGATAATTTACGAGCAAGATGCTCTATAAGTAAATAATAGGAAATGGAGTCGAAGATGGATTTCGAAAAGGATGTAATACGGACGATCACGTTTAAGCTCATACCCGCATTAGTCATACTATATCTCGTGGCCTATATTGACCGAGCAGCTGTTGGTTTTGCCCATTTGCACATGGGTGCCGATGTAGGTATTGGTGATGCAGCTTATGGTCTAGGAGCAGGGCTATTCTTTATCGGGTACTTTCTTTTTGAAGTACCGAGTAACTTGCTTCTCGACAAATTTGGTGCTCGCAAATGGTTTACTCGCATTTTGTTGACGTGGGGTTTAATCACCATGGCAATGGCACTCATTCAAGGGCCAAAAAGCTTTTATTTTTTACGCTTTCTACTAGGTGTAGCTGAAGCTGGCTTTTTCCCCGGTGTTCTCTACCTGATTACGCAGTGGTATCCAGTACGTCACCGCGGAAAAATCATGGGCATGTTTGTACTTTCACAACCAATTGCCATGATGATTGCTGGGCCTTTAGCTGGTCTGTTACTCGGAATGGATGGCATTGCAAATTTACATGGTTGGCAATGGTTATTTATTGCAGTTGGATTGCCAGCTGTTTTATTGGCTTTACCTACATTCCTTTGGCTGCCAGATAACATTGAGAAAGTGAAATGGTTGAGCATTGAACAAAAACAATGGCTCAAAAATGAACTTGTTAAAGATGAGACTGAATACGACCAAACACGACATGCCAATCCACTGCATGCCTTAAAAGACAAACGCGTACTATTGTTGGCATTGTATTACTTACCAGTGACTTTAAGTATTTATGGTTTAAATCTGTGGTTGCCTTCTATTATCAAGCAATTTGGAGGCGGCACCGATCTTCAAATTGGTTTCTTATCTAGCATTCCCTACGTTTTCGGAATTATTGGATTATTAATTATTCCACGTAGTACCGATCGTCTAAATGACCGTTACGGACACTTAAGTTTTCTCTACGCACTAGGTGCTTGCGCAATGTTTTTAAGTGGCTGGTTACATTCTCCAGTCATGCAATTGGCTGCTTTGGCTGTGGTTGCATTTTGCCTATTTTCATCAACTGCCGTGTTTTGGACATTACCGGGTCGTTTCTTAACTGGTGCAAGTGCTGCTGCGGGAATTGCCTTAATTAATTCTGTTGGGAATTTAGGAGGTTATGTTGGTCCATTTGGTATCGGACTTTTAAAAGAATACACAGGAAATATGGCTGCTGGTTTGTATTTCTTATCTATTGTCATGGTTTTAGGCTTGATTCTGACCTACATCGTATATGCCAAGCTCGAACGCCAAAAAACACAAATAGTGAATATTCAAAAGCCATTGTAAAGGAATGAAATATGCAAATTATTCAATTTGAAAATCGTGAAAATCAACGTGCAGTCGCCAAAGTTGAAGGCAATAGGGCATATCCGATTAAAAATATTCAATCAGTTCGTGATTTAGCACTTTTGGCAATCCGCAATAAAGTTTCATTGGATCAACAAGTTGAGGCATTAGGGTTTGAGTCCGAAACTTATGACTATTCATTTTTATTGGCTAACTTAAAGGTCTTACCACCTTTAGACCATCCAGACCCAACACACTGTTTAGTTTCCGGCACAGGTTTAACACATCTAGGTTCTGCATCGGCACGCGACAAAATGCATCAGCAAAATTTAAGTGATGACAGCTCACTGACCGACACCATGCGGATATTTCAATGGGGGCTACAAAAAGGGCGACCAGCAAAAGGTCAGATTGGGGCACAGCCAGAATGGTTCTATAAAGGCGATGGTTCAATTGTGGTGAGACCGGGAGCGGAGTTGCCTTTACCGCCATTTGCCGAAGACGGTGGGGAAGAACCGGAAATTGCTGGTCTATATGTCATTGGAGAAGACTTAAAGCCTTATCGCATTGGGTTTGCGCTGGGCAATGAATATTCTGACCATGTGATGGAGCGCCGTAATTACTTATATTTAGCTCATTCAAAATTACGTTTTTGTAGTTTTGGCCCAGCTTTACGTACAGGCGAGTTACCGAAACATTTGGTGGGAACAAGCCGCTTGCGCCGTGATGGACAAATCATTTGGGAAAAAGAGTTTCTGTCTGGTGAAGATAATATGTGCCATAGCTTGGCAAATCTAGAATATCACCACTTTAAGTATCAACAATTTTTAAAAGCAGGGGATGTTCACATTCACTATTTCGGTACAGCGACTTTATCTTTTGCTGATGGTATTCAAGCGCAAGTAAACGATGAGTTCGAAATAGAGATGAAAGAGTTCGGACTTCCACTCAAAAACAAACTTGCCCATACCCAACCAGAGCTACCGATCGGTTCAGTTATCACACTCTAAGGAATATAAAATGGTTATCGGACACAACTTTATTGGCGGTTCACGCAGCGCGCAAAGTACAACCTTATTAAAAAGTGTGAATGCAACGACAAGTGAAGCTTTGCCTTATGAGTTTCACCATGCAACCGAGCAAGAGGTCAATCAGGCCTGCGAAGCTGCAAGTCAAGCATTTAGGACTTACCGTCATACCTCACCTGAACAGCGTGCTACTTTTTTAGAAAACATTGCCGATGAACTCGATGCCTTAGGTAGCGATTTTCTAGAAATCACCTCACAAGAAACCGCTTTGCCACTTGCACGCTTGCAAGGTGAACGTGGTCGTACCAGTGGGCAAATGCGTTTGTTTGCCAAAGTGCTGCGCCGTGGTGACTTTTTAGGTGCCCGCCTTGATACTGCTTTACCTGAGCGTCAGCCTCTACCTCGTCCAGACCTACGCCAGATTAAAATCGGTGTTGGACCTGTTGCAGTATTTGGTGCAAGTAACTTTCCGTTAGCTTTCTCAACCGCAGGTGGTGACACCGCTTCTGCACTCGCCGCGGGCTGTTCGGTTGTGGTTAAAGCCCATAGTGGACATATGGCAACAGCAGACTTTGTCGCTCAGGCAATCGAACGTGCCGTAGAAAAATCAAATATGCCTAAAGGTGTATTTAACATGATCTACGGTAACGGCGTGGGTGAACCTTTAGTTAAGCATCCCCTAATTCAGGCGGTGGGTTTTACCGGTTCACTCCGCGGTGGTCGCGCTTTATGTGACATGGCAGCAGCCCGTCCACAACCGATTCCTGTGTTTGCTGAAATGAGCAGTATTAACCCGATGTTAATGTTGCCAGAAGCCTTAAAAAACCGTGGTGAAAAAATTGCACAGGACTTGGCAGATTCAGTCGTTCTTGGCTGCGGTCAGTTCTGTACCAATCCAGGTTTAATCCTGGGAATTAAATCAGTCGAGTTTAGCCAGCTCATTAGCAACTTGACCAACATTATGGGCGGAAAACCTGCTCAAGCCATGCTGAATGCCGGAACCTTAAAAAGCTATACGGCAGGTCTTGAGCATTTAACCCAGCATCAAGGCATTGAATATTTGGCAGGCCAAGCCCAACAAGGCAATCAGGCTCAGCCACAATTGTTTAAAGCCAATGTTGAACTTTTACTGGCGGGTGATCAGCTTTTGCAAGAAGAAATCTTTGGGCCAGCAACTGTCATCATTGAAGTTGAAGATAAAGCTCAGCTCCTTCAAGCTTTACAAAGCATGAATGGTCAGCTCACGGCGACTTTAATTGCCGATGAAGCGGATTTAACCGAGTTTGCAGATGTGGTTCCGGTGCTCGAAGAAAAGGCTGGTCGTTTGCTTTTAAATGGTTATCCAACGGGTGTAGAAGTGTGTGATGCCATGGTACATGGTGGGCCATACCCAGCAACATCAGATGCTAGAGGTACCTCGGTTGGAACCTTAGCAATTGACCGTTATTTACGTCCGGTGTGTTACCAGAACTATCCGCAAAGTTTATTGCCGGAAGCCTTAAAAGACAGTAACCCCTTGCAGATTTTAAGACTCGTCAATGGTGAGATGACCAGAGAAACTATTTAGTAAAATAAATAAAAGAGATCACTAGCTGGTCTCTTTTATTGTTACCTCTAATAATAATTCTATAGCAAAATTAAGTACCACTTGAACATCTTCCACAACATCTAAACGTAGAAGTATCCAGCATAGTTTTTTATATAAATAAGATGAGAAAAGATAAAATATTAGTATATTTTCTAGTTTTTAAAAAACTTATCTAGAGTATTTGGGCTGTATAAAAATTAAATATAACTATCTTAAGTTAGAAAAAGGATTTTGAGAAGATATACTTAAAGTCCTGAGTATGTGCAGAGCTAACTTTAGCTAACGACATGGCTTATGGTTTGATTTGAAGTATTACTGAATTTTTGGACCATGAACGATACGTGATGAATCTGAGGACATCGATTGAACTCAAGATAAGTTTGGAGTTGAATGCTATTAGTAACACTGTTTCTTATACTTCTTATTCGAAAGTTATATAGCTTTTTATCAAATTCGATATTGATGATATGAAATAAAATGAATAGTAAGTTACTGTTTATTACATAAAAAAACCTCATAATCCAGTAGAACTTTTATTTATAAATTTTATCCTAATCTATTATGAAAATTGAAGATATCGAAGCTTTTG
This region of Acinetobacter sp. XS-4 genomic DNA includes:
- the araD1 gene encoding AraD1 family protein gives rise to the protein MQIIQFENRENQRAVAKVEGNRAYPIKNIQSVRDLALLAIRNKVSLDQQVEALGFESETYDYSFLLANLKVLPPLDHPDPTHCLVSGTGLTHLGSASARDKMHQQNLSDDSSLTDTMRIFQWGLQKGRPAKGQIGAQPEWFYKGDGSIVVRPGAELPLPPFAEDGGEEPEIAGLYVIGEDLKPYRIGFALGNEYSDHVMERRNYLYLAHSKLRFCSFGPALRTGELPKHLVGTSRLRRDGQIIWEKEFLSGEDNMCHSLANLEYHHFKYQQFLKAGDVHIHYFGTATLSFADGIQAQVNDEFEIEMKEFGLPLKNKLAHTQPELPIGSVITL
- a CDS encoding muconate/chloromuconate family cycloisomerase — translated: MYRTIETILVDIPTIRPHQLSVTTMRTQTLVLVKITTTDGIVGWGEATTIGGLNYGEESPESVKANIDTYFAPLLASVKDLNVAQTLKLIRKNINGNRFAKCAIQTALLDIQAKRLGVPLSEVLGGRLRNSLPVLWTLASGDTEKDIAEARKMIELKRHNTFKLKIGARPLQHDVDHVIAIKKALGADISVRVDVNRAWSELECIQGIQQLQDGGIDLIEQPCAIQNTEALARLTRRFDVAIMADEALTGPDSAYRIAKSHGADVFAVKIEQSGGLIEACEVAKIAGLAGIDLYGGTMLEGPVGSIASAHAFATFETLAFGTELFGPLLLTEEILKEPLRYENFELHLPTAPGLGIEIDEDKVEKLRR
- the abaQ gene encoding multidrug efflux MFS transporter AbaQ encodes the protein MDFEKDVIRTITFKLIPALVILYLVAYIDRAAVGFAHLHMGADVGIGDAAYGLGAGLFFIGYFLFEVPSNLLLDKFGARKWFTRILLTWGLITMAMALIQGPKSFYFLRFLLGVAEAGFFPGVLYLITQWYPVRHRGKIMGMFVLSQPIAMMIAGPLAGLLLGMDGIANLHGWQWLFIAVGLPAVLLALPTFLWLPDNIEKVKWLSIEQKQWLKNELVKDETEYDQTRHANPLHALKDKRVLLLALYYLPVTLSIYGLNLWLPSIIKQFGGGTDLQIGFLSSIPYVFGIIGLLIIPRSTDRLNDRYGHLSFLYALGACAMFLSGWLHSPVMQLAALAVVAFCLFSSTAVFWTLPGRFLTGASAAAGIALINSVGNLGGYVGPFGIGLLKEYTGNMAAGLYFLSIVMVLGLILTYIVYAKLERQKTQIVNIQKPL
- a CDS encoding IlvD/Edd family dehydratase yields the protein MNNKQVLRSAAWFGTTDKNGFMYRSWMKNQGIPDHEFQGKPIIGICNTWSELTPCNAHFRKIAEHVKKGILEAGGYPVEFPVFSNGESNLRPTAMFTRNLASMDVEEAIRGNPIDGVVLLTGCDKTTPALLMGAASCDIPAIVVTGGPMLNGKHKGKDIGAGTIVWQMHEELKAGKIDLNEFLSAESGMSRSAGTCNTMGTASTMACMAEALGTSLPHNAAIPAVDSRRYVLAHLSGMRIVDMVHEDLRLSKILTKEAFENAIKVNAAIGGSTNAVIHLKAIAGRIGVDLQLDDWNRVGRGMPTIVDLQPSGRFLMEEFYYSGGLPAVIRRMGEANLLPHPQALTVNGQAIWENCQQSPIYNDEVIRKIDNPIRQDGGMCILRGNLAPKGAVLKPSAATPELMKHRGRAVVFENFDDYKARINDPDLDVDETCILVMKNAGPKGYPGMAEVGNMGLPPKVLAKGITDMVRISDARMSGTAYGTVVLHVAPEAMAGGPLAVVQNGDFIELDAYEGKLHLEVSDEELKQRLEHLAPPAAPSFIGGYRKLYVEHVLQADEGCDFDFLVGCRGSEVPRHSH
- a CDS encoding TorF family putative porin, with translation MRKILGVASLIMSTCVVHAEQLNEQEKSSSYSANITFASQYISRGFQQTWGKPALQGGLDYANPNGFFVGTWASSVSSNYLRDASVEWDFYTGYIKTFDKFSAGMTVFYYYYPGARSTPETGSSSYNYGEIVPQIGYGPLTLKYFITYTPDYAGYNSNTMGGPVGKRSRGSSYLDLNFTQPINESWTFGAHYGYERIKNFSESNFQDVKAELIKDLGAGWTTGLAYTKAWDKNGFYKKYSNGEPDAPISNPIDSTFTVSVKKVF
- the catC gene encoding muconolactone Delta-isomerase, with the protein product MLFHVRMDVHIPLDMPADKANEIKAVEKAYSQDLQRQGKWRHIWRVTGQYSNISIFDVESNEELHNILQGLPLYPYMNIEVMALNRHPSSVRDDDS
- a CDS encoding FadR/GntR family transcriptional regulator; translation: MSKADYKNPIPSKSQHALIVQQLGLKIVSGEISENEKLPSEVDLCEEYKVSRPVFREAIRVLNAKGLTYSRPKIGTVVKPKEEWHLLDPDVLFWLIQTTPEHEFFKTLSTVRRVLEPELAYIAASTATDEDVQRIKHAYDGMEKATTVEEFIEPDIQFHLAIAKATHNDLLAYMSKMLVLPLQQSIQVTSLRPNLQGHSLPRHKAILTAIENKDPLSARHASLVQLDDTKMAYDLIKK
- a CDS encoding aldehyde dehydrogenase (NADP(+)) gives rise to the protein MVIGHNFIGGSRSAQSTTLLKSVNATTSEALPYEFHHATEQEVNQACEAASQAFRTYRHTSPEQRATFLENIADELDALGSDFLEITSQETALPLARLQGERGRTSGQMRLFAKVLRRGDFLGARLDTALPERQPLPRPDLRQIKIGVGPVAVFGASNFPLAFSTAGGDTASALAAGCSVVVKAHSGHMATADFVAQAIERAVEKSNMPKGVFNMIYGNGVGEPLVKHPLIQAVGFTGSLRGGRALCDMAAARPQPIPVFAEMSSINPMLMLPEALKNRGEKIAQDLADSVVLGCGQFCTNPGLILGIKSVEFSQLISNLTNIMGGKPAQAMLNAGTLKSYTAGLEHLTQHQGIEYLAGQAQQGNQAQPQLFKANVELLLAGDQLLQEEIFGPATVIIEVEDKAQLLQALQSMNGQLTATLIADEADLTEFADVVPVLEEKAGRLLLNGYPTGVEVCDAMVHGGPYPATSDARGTSVGTLAIDRYLRPVCYQNYPQSLLPEALKDSNPLQILRLVNGEMTRETI
- a CDS encoding LysR family transcriptional regulator, whose protein sequence is MELRHLRYFVTVVEEQSLTKAAEKLFIAQPPLTRQIKKLEEELGIDLFVKGSRPLKVTEAGLFFYQHAVQILTHTAQAASMAKKMKLVENIVKVGYVSSLLYGRLPQVIYLFRQKNPDIHVELIECGTRDQVEALKLGKIDLGFGRLPISDPAIKRLLLRKEKLKLAIHKKHPLSEFQDSGIYLSQIINETIFSYPTTPKPNFSTTIQALFTKLGLIPAKLTEVREIHMALGLVASGEGICIIPESACDIGMKNLIYLNILDLEAYSPISLSMRNMDQSSYIPKILDCIEEIYTQEEVSRNLNL